Within Chloroflexota bacterium, the genomic segment CGCTCGACAGTCGCCGCCACCTCACCCACGCTGAGCACCTCTGAGACGGCGTTGACCGCGCGCGCACGGGACGGAGCGCCTGGCGCCTCAGCCTGGGCCAGCCGGGCCGCGACACGCAACGACTGAACGGCATCATCCAGGTGCAGGAAGCCAATCGGCCGGTTGGCGCTCGGGTGGACGGTGAGCGGCTGGCCCTCGACGGCTCGCAGGCTGAACAGGTTCGGGACCGTCAGGAAGCGTGGATCGTGCTTCATCAACGGCCCCAGGCCGTACACCACCCCGAGCCGGACGCTCACGGCCGGCAGCGGGTGCTGCGCCGCCAGCATCTCCAGCAGCTTCTCGGCGTAGACCTTGCTCAGGTGAGAGAGATCGCCGATCTGCCCATACGGCGTGTCCTCCCCCACGACGCCCGCGAGATAGTCGCCGTACACGCGGAACGAGCTGCCGTAGACGAGCGCCCTCGCACCGTGCCGCACGGCGGCCTCGTAGACGAGGCGCGGTGCAACGAGGTTGGTCTGCTCGGTGTAGGAGGGCGGGGCCGCCTGGGGATGAGCGCTCGCCTGGGCCGCCAGGTGGTACACGGCGTCGAGCGGGCTGCCGTCTGCCGTGGCGGCGACGCAGGCGTGCTCCAGCGTGCGCGCACTGTTGATGCTGCCGCGCACCAGTTGGAAGCCCGGACGGCGCGCCAGCCGCCTGACGACGGCCGGGACCGTCGAGAAGCCGTTCTCCAGCCCGACGACGCGCTCGCCATCGGCCAGGAGCGCCTCGGCCAGGGCCGCCCCGATGTACCCGATACCAGTGATGAGCGCCGTCATAGGGAAACGGCCCCGCCTCTCTGCGTCGGAGAGGATGTCGGCGAAGCCGATATTCGCGCCGCGCAGCGGGTCGGGGGGTGAGGTCGCGTGAGCGCCGTCACGAGGCCGCCGACGTATCCCGTGAGCCGCTCAGGTCGGTCGTCTGCCCCAGCTCCACCAGGGCGGCCAGCGCTCGCGCCACCACGTTCCGCTCATTGGTGAACGAGAGGCGGCGCTCGGCCTCGCCAATCGGGAACCAGACGGCCTCGTCGTACTCGTGGTCGTGCAGGGACGTGTCCCCGCCAATCGCTTCCATCAAGTAGAAGTGGACCGTCTTATAGTGACGAACGCCGTGCAGCACGAACCAGTACTGAATGTCGTGGAGCGGGCGAAGCAGCCGGACCTGGATACCCGTCTCCTCGGCCACCTCGCGGACCGCCGTCTGATCGAGCGACTCGCCCCGGTTCGGCGTCCCCTTCGGCAGCACCCAGCGCTCCGGCTCGGAGCGCCCGACCAGCACCACCTCGATGCCCGCCGGCCCCCGTCGATAGGCGACGCCGCCAGCCGAGACATCCCGGACGGTCTTGAGCCGCCGTCCATCCGTCCCGCCTTTGCCGTCGCCCCCGCGCCCGTCCGCCACTGCCGTCCACCGTCCTACGCCGTCAACTGGGCAGCCGATTTGCGAGATCTGGCCGCCCACCTTTCCATGATATCAGCGCACGGGACGTGCCGGGCGGCCGGTTCGCGTCGTCTTCGCCCGACAGCCACGGCGCTCTCGAAGGGGCTGGCGCACTGCTGCGAGTTTCTGGCTGTTCTGCCGAAAAATGTCCCCGTTTGGCGAATCGGGAAGGGACGAAAAACGGGGGGCAAATTCGTCCTTTCCAACCCTAAACATCCCGCTGAACCTGCCGATTATGTAGTCGTGCGGAGCTTCTCGGAGCGGCCGCAGGGGCCAGACTAAGGATGGACTGGCTCGCATGGAAGCAGTGGCACGACATGGAGGTATCGGACCGTGCGCATTAACACCAACATCAACGCGCTCAACGTGCAGCGGAACCTGACCAGCGTCAACGGCGGGCTCTCCAAGAGCATCGAACGCCTCTCCAGCGGCCTCC encodes:
- a CDS encoding NAD(P)-dependent oxidoreductase, producing MTALITGIGYIGAALAEALLADGERVVGLENGFSTVPAVVRRLARRPGFQLVRGSINSARTLEHACVAATADGSPLDAVYHLAAQASAHPQAAPPSYTEQTNLVAPRLVYEAAVRHGARALVYGSSFRVYGDYLAGVVGEDTPYGQIGDLSHLSKVYAEKLLEMLAAQHPLPAVSVRLGVVYGLGPLMKHDPRFLTVPNLFSLRAVEGQPLTVHPSANRPIGFLHLDDAVQSLRVAARLAQAEAPGAPSRARAVNAVSEVLSVGEVAATVEREAAARRLPTRIEGAGPLTSPRWSVASSLDAAGFRPARTMSESLGAVLDYYAGGRQKPAVQ
- a CDS encoding NUDIX hydrolase; amino-acid sequence: MADGRGGDGKGGTDGRRLKTVRDVSAGGVAYRRGPAGIEVVLVGRSEPERWVLPKGTPNRGESLDQTAVREVAEETGIQVRLLRPLHDIQYWFVLHGVRHYKTVHFYLMEAIGGDTSLHDHEYDEAVWFPIGEAERRLSFTNERNVVARALAALVELGQTTDLSGSRDTSAAS